Proteins encoded by one window of Chondromyces crocatus:
- a CDS encoding diguanylate cyclase domain-containing protein: MNSDWGAAASLADELRLTVLAVVGDENTRAFLPRVITSDRLVVAEDLSEGISLAETEVPDIAFVDVGLNDGAGLAMVHHLKALVPDSTIFALADQDELEAGAHALALGGAGLFLMPLGGDEVLNALSSVRTRLAERGLRARLERDSAVTSRAATWIARLAALSDARDRSAAAQQVAEIFSESTGAAGVAVYLVVGDRTTELMRSAAIGALERAPSFGTEVDLLDYARRERLAVVPLALRKVAAGHVVLQTAAAPLVLDDGAPGGRGQPAWSGAHEGIHPHGDDGPASAPESSEQSARPSSSMPALAGDPLAPPSRRAPLLGGLLKLLAMQSTTALALLGERDRASGGAAMKDPTSSAYSFAYYVDVAGREIDKARRYGRRFSIATILIEPSVTDAPVRIPMPPPAELQLPLSADVDAAWSGPPGVRTSWTEPSIPPSGAPTGKPSPFAMDPAELADVLLDAARDTDILARVDENEFHLLMPETAGLDAHACYRRVVARLAASDKQEGRLPRGLLMGVTTFPHDGQNLAQLLRIARRRAEATKDSIVHRLPREARTLAEITDALIATVSAAGNRTDPPPSVPEAARGGGSVPPRAFPISAPRLLELALPEAVALATSAVRSALRGGAAFIVVAHHPGLSLGAAVRGALGTPREDVILHALDIRSIPGCDDVEALCILAEHGAYAFLGRSRDGLMRGVHAADPLLADFMAERIGRAAGLRVFG, translated from the coding sequence ATGAACAGCGACTGGGGTGCGGCCGCCAGCCTCGCGGACGAGCTGCGACTGACCGTGCTCGCCGTGGTGGGCGACGAGAACACCCGCGCCTTTCTACCCCGCGTGATCACCAGCGACCGCCTCGTCGTCGCCGAGGATCTCTCGGAGGGCATCTCCCTGGCCGAGACCGAGGTCCCCGACATCGCCTTCGTCGACGTGGGCCTCAACGACGGCGCGGGCCTGGCGATGGTGCATCACCTGAAGGCCCTGGTGCCCGACTCGACGATCTTCGCGCTGGCCGATCAGGACGAGCTGGAAGCCGGGGCGCACGCGCTCGCCCTGGGAGGTGCGGGGTTGTTCCTCATGCCCCTCGGCGGCGATGAGGTGCTGAACGCGCTGAGCTCGGTGCGAACCCGCCTCGCCGAGCGAGGCCTTCGGGCACGCCTGGAGCGCGACTCGGCAGTCACCTCGCGCGCGGCCACCTGGATCGCACGACTCGCCGCCCTCTCGGACGCGCGGGACCGCAGCGCGGCCGCCCAGCAGGTTGCCGAGATCTTCTCCGAGTCGACGGGCGCGGCTGGCGTGGCGGTCTACCTCGTCGTCGGCGACCGGACCACGGAGCTGATGCGCAGCGCAGCCATCGGCGCGCTCGAGCGGGCGCCTTCATTCGGTACCGAGGTGGATCTGCTCGACTACGCGCGCCGGGAGCGCCTCGCCGTGGTGCCCCTGGCGCTGCGCAAGGTGGCGGCTGGCCACGTCGTCTTGCAGACGGCAGCGGCACCCTTGGTCCTCGACGACGGCGCCCCGGGCGGGCGCGGGCAGCCGGCATGGTCCGGCGCTCACGAGGGCATTCATCCCCACGGCGACGACGGTCCAGCGTCCGCACCCGAGTCCTCCGAGCAGAGCGCCCGCCCCTCCTCCTCCATGCCGGCGCTCGCGGGCGATCCGCTGGCGCCGCCCTCGAGGCGCGCGCCGCTGCTCGGTGGCCTCCTCAAGCTCCTGGCGATGCAGTCCACCACGGCGCTCGCCCTGCTCGGGGAGCGCGACCGCGCCTCTGGTGGCGCGGCCATGAAGGACCCGACCTCCAGCGCGTACTCGTTCGCCTACTACGTCGACGTGGCGGGCCGGGAGATCGACAAGGCCCGGCGCTACGGTCGGCGCTTCAGCATCGCCACCATCCTCATCGAGCCCTCCGTCACCGACGCCCCGGTCCGCATCCCGATGCCCCCCCCGGCCGAGCTCCAGCTCCCCCTGAGCGCCGACGTGGACGCCGCCTGGAGTGGACCCCCCGGGGTCCGCACCTCGTGGACCGAGCCTTCGATCCCTCCGAGCGGAGCGCCCACCGGCAAACCGAGTCCCTTCGCCATGGACCCGGCTGAACTCGCCGACGTCCTCCTGGACGCCGCCCGCGACACCGACATCCTCGCCCGCGTCGACGAGAACGAGTTCCACCTGCTCATGCCCGAGACCGCTGGCCTCGACGCGCACGCCTGCTACCGGCGCGTCGTCGCGCGCCTCGCGGCCAGCGACAAACAGGAAGGACGCCTCCCGCGGGGGCTCCTCATGGGCGTCACCACCTTCCCCCACGACGGCCAGAACCTGGCCCAGCTCCTCCGCATCGCCCGCCGCCGCGCCGAGGCCACCAAGGACTCCATCGTGCACCGGCTCCCCCGCGAGGCCCGCACCCTCGCCGAGATCACCGACGCGCTCATCGCGACCGTCTCCGCTGCCGGGAACAGGACCGACCCACCCCCGAGCGTGCCGGAGGCCGCCCGAGGTGGCGGCTCCGTCCCCCCTCGTGCCTTCCCCATCAGCGCCCCACGCCTCCTCGAGCTCGCGCTTCCCGAAGCGGTCGCCCTCGCCACCTCCGCCGTCCGCAGCGCCTTGCGCGGTGGCGCGGCCTTCATCGTCGTCGCCCACCACCCCGGCCTCAGCCTCGGCGCGGCGGTGCGCGGCGCGCTCGGGACGCCGCGCGAAGACGTCATCCTCCACGCCCTCGACATCCGCTCCATCCCCGGATGCGATGACGTCGAGGCGCTGTGCATCCTCGCCGAGCACGGCGCCTATGCCTTCCTGGGAAGGAGCCGCGACGGCCTGATGCGCGGCGTTCATGCCGCCGACCCCCTGCTCGCGGACTTCATGGCCGAACGCATCGGCCGGGCCGCGGGCCTCCGAGTCTTTGGCTGA
- the dapF gene encoding diaminopimelate epimerase has product MSRRASPFEKWEGLGNDFILVEGLPLNAERVRRLCDRRLGIGGDGVLLLDRSPARMEVWNADGSRPEMCGNGLRCAAAWLVAQGLAVPPEGLRVATDAGEKRCEVVVVEPDLYEVTVDMGCARLTEPLSVRLDDREHHFTSVDMGNPHAVTFESHPEDAIDTIAPRISMAPPAGVNVELCRMIGPRRIEVLVWERGVGRTLACGTGACAVAAAACEAGLTPYEAPIEVVLPGGALTITVASGTRAITMRGPARRVFTGQVVST; this is encoded by the coding sequence ATGAGCCGGCGTGCTTCGCCATTCGAGAAGTGGGAGGGGCTGGGCAACGACTTCATCCTCGTCGAAGGCCTACCCCTGAACGCGGAACGCGTGCGTCGGCTCTGTGATCGGCGCCTTGGGATCGGCGGCGATGGCGTGCTCCTCCTGGATCGATCACCTGCGCGCATGGAGGTGTGGAATGCGGATGGCAGCCGCCCCGAGATGTGCGGGAACGGCCTCCGTTGCGCCGCCGCCTGGCTCGTCGCCCAGGGCCTTGCCGTACCGCCCGAGGGACTTCGCGTCGCCACCGACGCGGGAGAGAAACGGTGTGAGGTCGTCGTCGTCGAGCCGGATCTCTACGAGGTGACCGTCGACATGGGCTGCGCCCGGCTCACAGAACCGCTGAGCGTGCGGCTGGACGACCGGGAACACCACTTCACCAGCGTGGACATGGGCAACCCACACGCCGTGACCTTCGAGAGCCATCCGGAGGACGCCATCGACACCATCGCACCCCGGATCTCGATGGCACCTCCCGCCGGGGTCAATGTCGAGCTGTGCCGGATGATCGGTCCTCGTCGCATCGAGGTCCTGGTCTGGGAGCGCGGTGTGGGTCGGACGCTCGCCTGCGGGACGGGCGCCTGTGCGGTGGCAGCGGCTGCGTGCGAGGCGGGGCTCACCCCTTACGAAGCCCCCATCGAGGTGGTGCTGCCAGGAGGCGCACTCACCATCACCGTCGCCTCGGGCACCCGAGCCATCACCATGCGTGGGCCGGCACGCCGTGTCTTCACCGGCCAGGTGGTGAGTACGTGA
- a CDS encoding DUF167 domain-containing protein: protein MSRVEEEASGGIGTWERLAITDRPEGVRLSVQVRPKSSRSTILGVREGSLEVAVTAPPADGAANAEVIRLLARALEVRNRDIEIAVGTSSRSKVIAVHGLNAMETRARLERARR, encoded by the coding sequence ATGAGCAGGGTGGAGGAGGAGGCCAGCGGGGGGATCGGCACGTGGGAACGGCTGGCGATCACTGATCGTCCCGAAGGGGTCCGTCTCTCGGTCCAGGTACGACCGAAATCATCGCGCTCGACCATCCTGGGTGTACGCGAAGGTTCGCTCGAGGTGGCCGTCACGGCGCCTCCGGCAGATGGTGCAGCGAACGCCGAGGTGATCCGGCTCCTCGCCCGAGCGCTGGAGGTGAGGAACCGGGACATCGAGATCGCCGTCGGGACCAGCAGCCGCAGCAAGGTGATCGCGGTCCACGGGCTCAACGCCATGGAGACGAGGGCGCGTCTGGAAAGGGCGCGACGATGA
- a CDS encoding cell division protein ZapA, whose protein sequence is MGRRTVQLRLGGTTYRVVTSASDEELQRLAAMVDQKLAALSAPGRPLSPQSMLLAAMALAHDLEEERARSARLLGRAREAFGRILSRVDATLAALPGTTPAGDTPAPGGS, encoded by the coding sequence ATGGGCCGCCGCACTGTGCAGCTTCGCCTTGGAGGCACGACGTACCGCGTGGTGACGTCTGCCAGCGATGAGGAGCTGCAGCGCCTCGCGGCCATGGTGGATCAAAAACTGGCCGCGCTCTCGGCCCCAGGTCGTCCGCTCAGCCCTCAGTCGATGCTCCTCGCGGCGATGGCTCTCGCTCACGACCTCGAAGAAGAACGCGCGCGCTCTGCTCGCCTCCTGGGTCGTGCGCGAGAAGCTTTCGGGCGCATCCTCTCGCGGGTCGACGCCACGCTGGCCGCTCTCCCCGGGACGACGCCGGCTGGTGACACGCCTGCTCCCGGGGGCTCGTGA
- a CDS encoding aminotransferase class I/II-fold pyridoxal phosphate-dependent enzyme translates to MVLDPLRHLTEDLAALERSDLLRDPSNAPPPPGALVLCSNDYLGYASLPWGAVDAAVAGGAGASRLVSGNHATHLEAERAIADWLGTEAALLFSSGYAANVGLLSSLPGPGDVIISDALNHASIIDGCRLSRAAVVVVPHLNLEAVETALRNAGSSRRRWVVTEAIFSMDGDRPDLHALRSLCDAHDAALLVDEAHALGVVGPAGAGLCAHQGVRADVRIGTLGKALGLHGAFVAGSTALRTWLWNRARSFVFSTGISPFLASAVVDRVGRAAADDAGRRRLHATYDQLRDGLRKLGAPIPVTSNAPILPWLLDTPGAAVALSRRLAAASILVQPIRPPTVPQGSSRLRITATACHTSQAIEHALHVFGGLLR, encoded by the coding sequence ATGGTGCTCGATCCACTGCGCCATCTGACCGAGGACCTCGCCGCACTGGAGCGCAGCGATCTGCTGCGCGACCCCTCGAATGCTCCACCACCACCCGGCGCGCTCGTTCTCTGTTCGAACGACTACCTGGGGTACGCGTCTCTCCCGTGGGGTGCTGTGGACGCTGCCGTCGCAGGGGGTGCTGGTGCCTCTCGTCTCGTCAGCGGCAACCACGCGACGCATCTGGAGGCTGAGCGGGCCATCGCGGACTGGCTTGGTACGGAGGCCGCGCTGCTGTTTTCCTCGGGGTATGCCGCCAACGTGGGCCTCCTGTCATCGTTGCCTGGCCCCGGCGACGTCATCATCTCCGACGCGCTCAACCATGCGTCCATCATCGATGGGTGCCGGCTGTCTCGTGCCGCAGTCGTCGTCGTCCCTCATCTGAACCTCGAGGCCGTGGAGACCGCGCTGAGGAATGCGGGGTCGTCTCGACGTCGATGGGTCGTCACCGAGGCCATCTTCAGCATGGATGGTGACCGTCCCGATCTGCATGCGCTTCGCTCCCTCTGTGATGCCCACGATGCCGCGTTGCTGGTCGATGAGGCGCACGCGCTGGGTGTGGTCGGACCTGCTGGCGCGGGGCTGTGCGCCCACCAGGGGGTTCGCGCGGACGTGCGCATCGGCACGCTGGGCAAGGCGCTCGGACTGCATGGAGCGTTCGTTGCCGGCTCGACCGCGCTCCGGACGTGGCTCTGGAATCGCGCCCGGAGCTTCGTCTTCAGCACGGGTATCAGCCCTTTTCTCGCTTCGGCAGTCGTCGATCGTGTAGGTCGCGCCGCCGCTGATGATGCAGGCCGACGTCGACTGCATGCGACTTACGATCAGCTGCGGGACGGGTTGAGGAAGCTTGGCGCGCCCATTCCGGTCACGTCGAATGCGCCCATCCTTCCCTGGCTCCTGGATACTCCAGGAGCGGCAGTCGCCCTGTCGCGGCGACTTGCTGCAGCGTCGATTCTCGTTCAACCCATCCGGCCGCCGACCGTACCGCAAGGTAGCTCGAGGCTCCGCATCACCGCGACCGCGTGTCATACCAGCCAGGCGATCGAGCACGCGCTTCATGTGTTCGGGGGACTTCTTCGCTAG
- the bioD gene encoding ATP-dependent dethiobiotin synthetase BioD produces MNVSRETPPWRIVIAGTGTEVGKTHVGVALVAALAARGEPVCGMKPVESGIVANTWSDADRLAQVSVVRASEAPFRFEPAVSPHLAARELGVSIELDQVLSWVGTQGASLEVIETAGALLSPLGRQLTNLDMIKALEGDGLILVGLDRLGILHEVAACLLALRTLAPELPLPVVVLNEPSQRDASTGINVGELQTLGLIQDGVMMPRGAVDDRETRKATEKLIALLEASRRHHDAASA; encoded by the coding sequence ATGAACGTTTCACGTGAAACACCCCCGTGGCGCATCGTCATCGCTGGAACTGGCACGGAGGTGGGGAAGACCCATGTGGGGGTAGCCCTGGTGGCTGCTCTGGCCGCTCGAGGTGAACCTGTCTGTGGGATGAAGCCGGTCGAATCCGGGATCGTGGCAAATACGTGGAGTGATGCGGATCGCTTGGCTCAAGTGAGTGTCGTCCGGGCGTCCGAGGCACCCTTTCGGTTCGAGCCCGCCGTATCGCCCCACCTCGCAGCGAGGGAACTCGGCGTTTCGATCGAGCTCGACCAGGTGCTTTCGTGGGTGGGGACGCAAGGGGCATCCCTGGAGGTGATAGAGACAGCGGGAGCGCTGCTTTCCCCCCTGGGTCGACAGCTGACCAACCTGGACATGATCAAGGCCCTGGAGGGTGATGGGCTCATCCTGGTGGGGTTGGATCGGCTGGGCATTTTGCATGAGGTTGCCGCTTGCCTGCTCGCCCTTCGAACCCTCGCGCCGGAGCTGCCGCTACCCGTCGTCGTACTGAATGAACCGTCACAGCGGGACGCCTCGACAGGGATCAACGTCGGCGAGCTTCAGACGCTGGGGTTGATCCAGGATGGCGTGATGATGCCGCGCGGAGCTGTGGACGATAGGGAGACGCGGAAGGCAACGGAGAAGCTCATCGCGCTGCTGGAGGCCTCCCGCCGACACCATGACGCTGCGTCGGCTTGA
- a CDS encoding ABC transporter ATP-binding protein, whose translation MRSLGAAPPIQRVMVRGLVKTFGSTVALRGVNATIEAARLTRIEGANGSGKSTLLGIVGTVIRPTSGAVTYEPFGDDREMARASIGWLSHESLAYPDLTGRQNIELAARMHGLPTQDAWQEAEERFELGKFALRPLRTCSRGQRQRLALARALVHHPSLILLDEPTTGLDAASVSRLLLLIQAEVDRGAAVVVVSHEPDLFGASDAARLVLDRGRIVPQA comes from the coding sequence ATGCGCAGCCTCGGCGCAGCTCCGCCCATCCAGCGGGTCATGGTCCGTGGTCTCGTCAAAACCTTCGGCAGCACGGTCGCGCTCCGTGGGGTCAACGCCACCATCGAAGCTGCGCGGCTCACCCGCATCGAAGGCGCGAACGGCTCGGGCAAGTCCACCCTCCTTGGCATCGTGGGGACCGTGATCCGTCCCACGTCGGGGGCTGTCACCTACGAGCCTTTCGGCGACGACCGGGAGATGGCTCGTGCCTCGATCGGCTGGCTATCGCATGAGTCGCTCGCCTATCCCGATCTCACGGGGCGCCAGAACATCGAGCTCGCCGCCCGAATGCATGGTCTACCCACCCAGGATGCCTGGCAAGAAGCAGAAGAGCGCTTCGAACTTGGCAAGTTCGCCCTTCGACCCCTGCGCACCTGCTCCCGCGGGCAACGCCAGCGGCTCGCTCTCGCCCGTGCTCTCGTTCACCATCCCTCGCTCATCCTCCTCGATGAGCCGACCACGGGCCTTGATGCCGCCAGCGTCTCCCGACTGCTCCTGCTGATCCAGGCCGAGGTGGACCGTGGCGCCGCTGTCGTCGTCGTCTCCCATGAGCCTGATCTTTTTGGTGCGAGCGACGCTGCGCGTCTGGTCCTCGACCGTGGGCGCATCGTCCCGCAGGCGTAG
- a CDS encoding serine/threonine-protein kinase: MGQIISDKYRVRAVIGEGGMGSVFEAEHMHIGRLVAVKVLHPKEAEKKEAISRLEHEARIAGRIGHPNICEVYDIGRLPDGSPYLVMERLHGETLAQRIQNGGPLNPYEAADMMLQVLSALVAAHQRDVVHRDLKPENIFLSQRAGMLPLAKILDFGISKLVGVEDTAMDLTQPGMVMGTPYYMAPEQARGDRQIDHRVDLWATGVILYESLTGQRPFVARNYNALLVQILTAWHRPVHELNPSVPHRMAKLVDKALAKGREERFQSATEFLEGIRKFKRRLSSSIPAPRVTTRPDPKIRVHEIADENTDDGTIVFARVQDAREIVVAERDARGRPISPSPFENPSPRPQRSAPARPAPPAPSAPPVVPPPAPTFGSPPPLSHEQRSAAPPSSRAPASVPRVIEDPTTIPGDGPIIEEESTMVDPPNFQDDSVTMVRRDPISRRDRS; this comes from the coding sequence GTGGGTCAGATCATCAGCGACAAGTACCGCGTCCGCGCCGTCATCGGCGAGGGAGGGATGGGGTCGGTCTTCGAAGCGGAGCACATGCACATCGGCCGCCTCGTCGCCGTCAAAGTGCTCCACCCCAAGGAGGCCGAAAAGAAGGAGGCCATCTCACGGCTCGAACACGAAGCGCGTATTGCAGGCCGCATCGGTCATCCGAACATCTGCGAGGTCTACGACATCGGCCGGCTCCCTGACGGGAGTCCCTACCTCGTGATGGAGCGTCTGCACGGCGAGACCCTTGCGCAACGAATCCAGAATGGCGGCCCGTTGAACCCTTACGAGGCCGCCGACATGATGCTGCAGGTGCTCTCGGCACTCGTCGCAGCGCACCAGCGTGATGTGGTCCATCGCGACCTGAAGCCCGAGAACATCTTCCTCTCCCAGCGCGCCGGGATGCTTCCTCTCGCGAAGATCCTCGACTTTGGCATCTCCAAGCTCGTCGGGGTGGAAGACACCGCCATGGACCTGACCCAGCCAGGCATGGTGATGGGGACGCCCTACTACATGGCGCCCGAACAGGCGCGAGGTGATCGCCAGATCGATCACCGCGTGGATCTCTGGGCGACCGGAGTCATCCTCTACGAATCGCTGACGGGCCAGCGGCCGTTCGTCGCCCGAAACTACAATGCCCTCCTCGTCCAGATCCTGACGGCGTGGCACAGGCCAGTCCACGAACTGAATCCCAGCGTGCCCCACCGCATGGCGAAGCTCGTGGACAAAGCCCTCGCCAAAGGCCGCGAAGAGCGCTTCCAGAGCGCCACGGAGTTCCTCGAAGGGATCAGGAAGTTCAAGCGCCGCCTCTCCTCGAGCATCCCTGCTCCCCGAGTCACGACGCGGCCTGATCCGAAGATCCGTGTCCATGAAATCGCAGACGAGAACACCGATGACGGCACCATCGTGTTCGCTCGAGTCCAGGACGCCCGCGAGATCGTCGTTGCCGAGCGCGACGCGAGGGGTCGACCCATTTCCCCTTCTCCCTTCGAGAATCCCTCCCCGCGCCCTCAGAGGTCTGCCCCCGCGCGCCCCGCGCCTCCCGCGCCCTCCGCTCCGCCGGTCGTTCCACCCCCTGCCCCCACCTTTGGCAGCCCCCCTCCCCTCAGCCACGAGCAACGCTCAGCGGCCCCTCCCTCGAGCCGTGCCCCTGCTTCCGTGCCACGCGTGATCGAGGATCCCACCACGATTCCGGGCGATGGCCCGATCATCGAAGAAGAGTCCACGATGGTCGACCCGCCGAACTTCCAGGACGACAGTGTCACCATGGTTCGGCGTGATCCCATCTCACGACGCGACCGCAGCTGA
- the dnaN gene encoding DNA polymerase III subunit beta: MDLEIPKKDLLRLVSRCQGVADKKSAMPALANVLLSADANTLWVSATDLYLGVTGHLGSQVKTAGSVAVPARDLLERIKAMPDGLLHVTTTEGAQTTIKAVGSPRRYTLPGIPGAEFPQLPTAAEDAPRLELPVDLLALLIARTHFSISTDETRAHVNSALFEWSGDRVRMVTTDGHRLSKMEATVSGSSATATMLIPLKAIHELRRLADEARAEKDAPVVSITQSGPNAFFMIAGTQFSVKLVDAQFPPYQQVIPAMTERSIRAPRAALADALKAISLAASDRTGGVKVTVTSGSLRITSESPDTGNAFDELSVDYDGPELTIGFNAKYFLDVLNGVDDEEVILGISGELDPAVIKAGNESNEQSYVAVIMPMRI; the protein is encoded by the coding sequence ATGGACCTTGAGATCCCCAAGAAAGACCTCCTCCGCCTCGTCAGCCGTTGCCAGGGAGTGGCGGACAAGAAGAGCGCGATGCCAGCCCTCGCGAACGTCCTTCTCTCGGCGGATGCCAACACGCTCTGGGTCTCGGCAACCGATCTGTACCTCGGGGTGACCGGTCACCTCGGCTCGCAGGTCAAAACGGCCGGCTCCGTGGCCGTCCCGGCCCGTGATCTGCTCGAGCGCATCAAAGCGATGCCAGATGGGCTGTTGCACGTGACCACCACCGAGGGCGCGCAGACGACCATCAAGGCCGTGGGCAGCCCCAGGCGCTACACCCTGCCGGGGATACCAGGCGCCGAGTTCCCCCAGCTTCCCACGGCCGCCGAGGACGCCCCGCGGCTGGAGCTTCCGGTCGACCTCCTGGCGCTGCTCATTGCCCGGACCCACTTCTCGATCTCGACGGACGAGACGCGGGCGCACGTCAACAGCGCGCTGTTCGAGTGGTCGGGCGATCGCGTGAGGATGGTGACGACCGACGGGCATCGCCTCTCCAAGATGGAGGCCACGGTGTCGGGGAGCTCCGCGACGGCGACGATGCTCATCCCCCTCAAGGCGATCCACGAGCTGCGTCGCCTGGCTGACGAGGCGCGGGCCGAGAAGGACGCGCCAGTCGTGAGCATCACGCAAAGCGGACCGAACGCTTTCTTCATGATCGCGGGGACACAGTTCTCGGTGAAGCTGGTGGACGCACAGTTCCCCCCCTACCAGCAGGTCATCCCTGCCATGACGGAGCGGTCCATCCGAGCTCCTCGTGCTGCGCTGGCCGATGCCTTGAAGGCGATCTCCCTTGCCGCGAGCGATCGAACCGGTGGTGTGAAGGTCACCGTCACCAGCGGTTCGCTTCGGATCACCAGCGAAAGCCCGGATACGGGCAATGCCTTCGATGAGCTGAGCGTCGACTACGATGGTCCCGAGCTGACCATCGGGTTCAATGCGAAGTACTTCCTCGATGTTCTCAACGGCGTCGACGATGAAGAGGTAATCCTCGGCATCTCCGGAGAACTCGATCCCGCCGTCATCAAGGCTGGCAACGAGTCGAATGAACAAAGCTACGTCGCCGTCATCATGCCGATGCGCATTTGA
- the recF gene encoding DNA replication/repair protein RecF (All proteins in this family for which functions are known are DNA-binding proteins that assist the filamentation of RecA onto DNA for the initiation of recombination or recombinational repair.): MARLIVRSLRNLEHVEFEPSPRLNVISGSNGQGKTSLLEAIYFAATSRSFRTHRMGDLVTHGSRIGSSRARFVQTHEGTEPLSREQVASIEGKRCVVLVDGNRPSSLASFATLSPVVAFHPNEMTLTTGPASGRRVLLDRLALFMSPSSGDHRRRYETALRARQEILQHGQAGRLDELEAYEELCARHGAAVTRARAAAVDALMPELIEAFASIAAPELSLSVNYAAGGSQDVEVARVALRDARSRDARRPTASFGPHKDDVDLALDGHPVRLVASQGQHRALTLALKVAETAAIRNARRVEPVLLFDDVSSELDRERTEALMTYLGLTRGQLFLTTTRPELIVTPRMNSAERRDFHIDGGVILGTPPRQGS; this comes from the coding sequence TTGGCACGTCTCATCGTCCGCTCGCTGAGGAATCTCGAGCACGTCGAGTTCGAACCCTCCCCCCGCTTGAATGTCATCTCGGGCAGCAACGGGCAGGGGAAGACGAGCTTGCTCGAGGCGATCTACTTTGCTGCGACGTCGAGAAGCTTCCGCACCCACCGGATGGGGGACCTCGTTACGCATGGCAGCAGGATCGGGAGTTCTCGCGCGCGGTTCGTGCAGACTCATGAAGGAACCGAGCCACTGTCGCGAGAACAGGTGGCGTCGATCGAGGGAAAGCGCTGTGTGGTGCTGGTCGACGGGAACCGTCCCTCCTCGCTGGCCAGCTTTGCCACCCTCTCACCCGTGGTCGCATTTCATCCGAATGAGATGACGCTGACGACGGGGCCGGCCAGTGGACGACGGGTGCTTCTGGACCGACTGGCCCTCTTCATGAGCCCGAGCAGCGGTGACCACCGGCGGCGTTATGAGACCGCCCTTCGTGCACGGCAGGAAATTCTTCAGCACGGCCAGGCAGGACGCCTCGACGAGCTGGAAGCCTACGAGGAACTCTGCGCAAGACACGGCGCTGCCGTGACCCGCGCTCGGGCCGCGGCCGTGGACGCCCTCATGCCAGAGCTGATCGAGGCCTTCGCGAGTATCGCTGCCCCAGAGCTCTCGCTCTCCGTGAACTATGCAGCTGGCGGCAGCCAGGACGTCGAGGTGGCTCGTGTGGCACTACGGGACGCACGAAGCCGTGACGCTCGCCGCCCGACGGCCTCTTTTGGTCCCCACAAAGACGACGTGGATCTCGCGCTGGATGGACATCCGGTCCGGCTGGTGGCGTCCCAAGGGCAGCACCGGGCACTGACGCTGGCGCTCAAGGTGGCCGAGACTGCTGCCATCCGTAATGCCCGGCGTGTCGAGCCCGTCCTCTTGTTCGATGACGTCTCGAGCGAGCTAGACCGAGAGCGGACCGAAGCGCTGATGACATACCTCGGTCTGACCCGGGGTCAGCTGTTCCTGACGACCACTCGTCCCGAACTCATCGTCACCCCCCGAATGAACTCGGCCGAGCGACGAGATTTCCACATCGATGGCGGCGTGATCCTGGGCACTCCTCCGCGCCAGGGATCGTGA